The genomic interval AGGAATCGGTGTAGCCGAAAACTGTAAAAAATTTGCTCTGTATTTGCCGTCTTTTGTAAGCTCTGCGATTTTATCGCGTTGATTTGAGCCGAATCTGTGTTGTTCGTCAACCATTACAAGATTGCTTTTTGCTAAATTGTGATAAAGAAGTGCGTGTGTGCCTATAACAAGATTCGCACCGTTTAAATTAAGCGTTTTTTCACCGCTTTTTACCAAAATCGTATTCATAAAATCCGGCAAAAGCCTTTTTGCTTCGTTAAAAATTTGCTCGGCTAAAATACTGGTCGGCGCCATTAAATAGCTGATTTGAGGATAATTCATCAAAGCGGCCGCCAAAATCACCAGTGTCTTTCCGCTTCCTACATCACCCATTATCACGCGTTTTGAAGCAATCGGCGAACTTAAATCATTTTTTATATCATCAATCGCTTTTTGCTGATCGTTTGTCGGCTTAAAAGGAAGTTTTGAAATCCACGCTGAAATATCTGTAAGCGCAAAATTTTTGCAAGGAAAATCAAGTTTTTTAGCTCTCAGTTTTTTTAAATAGCTGAAAATTTCAATAAAGCTTAAAATTTTTCGATCTTTTTCGTTTAAATCCAAATTTTTGATGATTTTTACGCTATTTTGGCTGTTTTTGTGGATTTGAATTATAAAATTCGCTTCAACTTCATTTAAGCCTTCTTGTATCAAAGCATCGTAATTTATATATTTTTTCAAAATTTCCTGTACACTGGCGTCTTTTAAATCAAGTTTATAATGAGGCGAAATTTCACCGATTTTTGTTACAATTTTTGGATTTATGAATTGCCAAAAACCGAAATTAAAGTTACTTTTTCCGTGTATAAAAAACTTTTTACCTTTTTTAAAAGCTCCGAAATGCCACGCTCTGGCATTGAAAATCGTGATTTTGATATCACAGTTCCAAGTGTAACAAAAAGCTGTAATATTAAGTATAAAATTCCTGCTTTGTAAAGTTTTAGTTTCTATTTCTACTGTATTATCGCCCTCGTTCGGCTCATTTTTTACACTTAAATCATCAAAACTTTTTGGCAAAATAAGAGCCAGATCAAGCAAACTTGAAACGCCCATTTTTGCTAATTTTTTGCAATCTTTTTCGTCAAAATTATACAAAATTTTCCCCGCAAACGCTTGCAAAACTGAGATCTGAAATTTCACTGTGCGCGCTTATAAAATCGTTGATTTCGCTTAATTTCAAATCGGCGATTTTTTGTAAATTTCGCTCAAATTCACCGAATTCCATACCTGAATAATATTCATTTTGCAAAATTTTAAGCCTTTTAAACATCGTCTCTTTTTGAAGCGGCGCACTTCCAAGCAGGAATTTTTTAGTATTTTCAAGCTCTTTTTGGCTTATTCCGTTTTCTACAAAATTTGCAAATTCCTTTTTTACAAGTTTTATTGCGCGACTATAATTTTCATTTTTGGTTTGCAGATATCCTGAAATTTGATTGTGACTTAGATTTAAGTTTGCCCTGGCATAAGCCGAATATGCAAGTCCGTTTTTCACACGGATACTTTCCATAAGGCGCGTTCCGAAACCGCTGCTCCCAAGAACATTCATCGCAACGTTTGCCTTATATCGTTCATCTTTATTTACATCATAAGGCGCGCCGAAATAAATAAACGCCTGCTCGCTTTTTTCTTTTAAAATTTTATTTTGTTTTTTATTTGATGGTCTAAAAATAGGTAATTCACGCTTTTTTCCAACTGGTAAATTTTCTAAAATTTTTGAAATTTCAGAAGTAAATTTTTGCAAATCAATATCGCCGCAAACAACGACAAACGCATTTTTTAAATCCAAAATTTCAAAAAATTCGCGTACATTTTCAAGCGAAATTTTTTCCACGCTTTTTTCATCTCCTATCAAAGGATACGAAAGAGCGCCGTTTGTATAAAGCAGCTCATTTAACGCATTTTGCGCTACATAATCAAATTCAGTTTTAAGACTTTTTATCTCGCTTATCGTTTGAAATTTTACCTTTTTTAGACACTCTTCACTGAAATTAGGCTCACACAAAAGCTCATCAAACTTATCAAGTGCAAAGCCGAAATGCTCTTTTAAAGAGTTAAACTCTATTACAAACGTCTCAAGGCCGGCTGATACGCTTAATTCCACAGCTTTTATTTCAAGAAACTTTGCAAATTTTGCTCCAGGCAAACTTAAAGTGCCGTCTTCAAGCATATTTGAAACAACTCTTGCTACTCCTTTTATTTTTTCAGCCACTTTTCCTGAGACTTTAAAAACAATGCGAAAAAGCCCGACAGGTAAGCTGTTATCATATTCATAAAGAAGCGGCACATGCACATTTTTTACTGAAATTTCAAGTTTTTTCATTTGTAGATTTCCAATATATCATAATTTGTATTGCGTTTGGCAGGAATTTCGTCTATTTCTTTTATAAGAGTTACCATTTCGTTTTGACTCATTCTGAAATTTGCTCCGGCCGCTTTTACGACGTTTTCTTCCATCATGGTGGAGCCAAGATCGTTTGCACCGAATTTTAAAGCCAACTGCCCTATATATGAGCCTTGTGTGACCCAAGAACTTTGAATATTTTTAAAATTATCTAAAAAAAGTCTCGCAGCCGCAACCAGTCTTAAATAACGATTTGAACTTTGTTTTGAAATTTCCGGGTGCTCTTTTATAAGTTTTGTATGCTCGCTTTGGAAGCTCCATAAAATAAATGCGCGAAACCCGCCCGTTTTATCCTGTAAATCTCTGATTTTTTCCCAATGCTCCACAATTTCACGCGTAGTTTCGACAGTGCCGAACATCTGCGTAGCTGTAGTTTTCATACCTATTGAATGTGCTAGAGCATGTATTTCAAGCCAACGTCCGCTTGAACATTTTTTAGGTGCGATAATATCTCGAACTCTATCGCTCAAAATCTCCGCTCCGGCTCCTGGAATACTGTAAAGTCCTTTGTTTTGAAGCCTTTTTAAAACTTCAATAGCCGAAATATGACTAACTTTTGCGATATAATCAATCTCAATGGCAGAAAAACCGTGAATAGTTATTTGCGGATATTTTTTATGTATAAAATCAACCAAATTTTCATAATAATCAATTTTTAGTTTCGGATGCACGCCACCTTGAAAAAGAATTTGTGTGCCGCCAATTTCCAAAAGTTCATCGATTTTTTTACTAATTTCTTCAAAACTCAAAATATAAGCTTCATCATCATTTACGTGTCTGCAAAAAGCGCAAAATTTGCAATCCACAAAGCATATATTTGTATAATTTATATTTCTATCTACTATAAAAGTAGTGATTTTATCAGAGTGGAGTTCTCTTTTTTTGGCAAATGCCATAGCGCCAAGCTCACAAAACGGCGCATTTTCTATCAAATCAA from Campylobacter hominis ATCC BAA-381 carries:
- the recG gene encoding ATP-dependent DNA helicase RecG, translated to MGVSSLLDLALILPKSFDDLSVKNEPNEGDNTVEIETKTLQSRNFILNITAFCYTWNCDIKITIFNARAWHFGAFKKGKKFFIHGKSNFNFGFWQFINPKIVTKIGEISPHYKLDLKDASVQEILKKYINYDALIQEGLNEVEANFIIQIHKNSQNSVKIIKNLDLNEKDRKILSFIEIFSYLKKLRAKKLDFPCKNFALTDISAWISKLPFKPTNDQQKAIDDIKNDLSSPIASKRVIMGDVGSGKTLVILAAALMNYPQISYLMAPTSILAEQIFNEAKRLLPDFMNTILVKSGEKTLNLNGANLVIGTHALLYHNLAKSNLVMVDEQHRFGSNQRDKIAELTKDGKYRANFLQFSATPIPRTLSMIQSEYVSFSFLKQMPFKKDIRTTIIQNNGFSELLRHIKSEISNGRQVIIVYPLVEESQTSIYQSLDEGTSFWQKRFKNVMITHGKDKDKDKKLEIFRDSGSLLLTTTVVEVGISLPRLSIIVIVGAEKMGLASLHQLRGRVGRNGGIGYCYLYTKLESIPERLKEFAATLDGFKVAEIDLKNRQAGDLLDGTIQHGETFNYFDYDEDIALKAKERLKKFKISQNDEMKF
- a CDS encoding M16 family metallopeptidase — protein: MKKLEISVKNVHVPLLYEYDNSLPVGLFRIVFKVSGKVAEKIKGVARVVSNMLEDGTLSLPGAKFAKFLEIKAVELSVSAGLETFVIEFNSLKEHFGFALDKFDELLCEPNFSEECLKKVKFQTISEIKSLKTEFDYVAQNALNELLYTNGALSYPLIGDEKSVEKISLENVREFFEILDLKNAFVVVCGDIDLQKFTSEISKILENLPVGKKRELPIFRPSNKKQNKILKEKSEQAFIYFGAPYDVNKDERYKANVAMNVLGSSGFGTRLMESIRVKNGLAYSAYARANLNLSHNQISGYLQTKNENYSRAIKLVKKEFANFVENGISQKELENTKKFLLGSAPLQKETMFKRLKILQNEYYSGMEFGEFERNLQKIADLKLSEINDFISAHSEISDLSFASVCGENFV
- a CDS encoding dehypoxanthine futalosine cyclase, translating into MQTDFCKKGIELRLGVNETVDLIENAPFCELGAMAFAKKRELHSDKITTFIVDRNINYTNICFVDCKFCAFCRHVNDDEAYILSFEEISKKIDELLEIGGTQILFQGGVHPKLKIDYYENLVDFIHKKYPQITIHGFSAIEIDYIAKVSHISAIEVLKRLQNKGLYSIPGAGAEILSDRVRDIIAPKKCSSGRWLEIHALAHSIGMKTTATQMFGTVETTREIVEHWEKIRDLQDKTGGFRAFILWSFQSEHTKLIKEHPEISKQSSNRYLRLVAAARLFLDNFKNIQSSWVTQGSYIGQLALKFGANDLGSTMMEENVVKAAGANFRMSQNEMVTLIKEIDEIPAKRNTNYDILEIYK